Proteins encoded in a region of the Enterococcus gilvus ATCC BAA-350 genome:
- a CDS encoding alanine/glycine:cation symporter family protein, producing the protein MGDILSKINSVIWGAPMILLILGIGIILTVGCRAIQIRRLPLSLKYMVKNEEGGQGDVTSFQALCTALSATIGTGNIVGVATAIVAGGPGALFWLEFAGLLGMATKYAEGLLAVKYRTFDDHGKALGGPFYYIENGLGQKWKWLAKMFAFFGAIAGLIGIGTIAQINGITSAAETFFDPEKVNTIALFGNEYSWAVIITGTVVTILVAIVLVGGVQRIARVSEVIVPLMIVVYVGLCLFMIALNITKLPSVIVEIFQSAFGLRAVSGGALGAMMIAMQKGIARGIFSNESGLGSAPIAAAAAQSKEPVRQGLVSMTGTFIDTLIVCNMTGMAIILTDAWKTGLDGSAVTIYAFTEALPLSQTVASLLLMICLAFFAFTTILGWNYYSERCLSYLTGGNTKFSAIFRWVYIFAVFIGPYLTVSAVWTIADIFNGLMAFPNIIALILLSPVVFKETKSYFARLAAGEIDEYPTASLAEASLDED; encoded by the coding sequence ATGGGTGATATATTATCAAAAATTAATTCTGTGATTTGGGGAGCTCCAATGATCCTACTTATTTTAGGAATTGGCATTATTTTAACAGTTGGCTGCCGAGCAATCCAAATTCGTCGATTACCGTTATCATTAAAGTACATGGTAAAAAATGAGGAAGGCGGGCAAGGAGACGTAACCAGCTTTCAGGCACTGTGTACAGCATTGTCAGCCACGATAGGAACTGGGAATATCGTAGGTGTTGCGACAGCGATCGTCGCTGGAGGTCCAGGCGCTCTCTTTTGGCTGGAGTTTGCTGGATTATTAGGAATGGCGACAAAATACGCAGAAGGGTTATTAGCTGTAAAATATCGGACATTTGACGATCATGGCAAAGCTCTTGGTGGTCCATTCTATTATATCGAGAACGGACTGGGTCAAAAATGGAAATGGTTAGCGAAAATGTTTGCCTTTTTTGGTGCCATCGCAGGGTTGATCGGTATTGGGACTATTGCTCAGATCAATGGGATCACATCTGCGGCTGAAACCTTTTTTGATCCGGAAAAAGTAAATACCATTGCACTTTTTGGCAATGAATATTCGTGGGCAGTGATCATTACCGGTACAGTGGTGACGATCTTAGTAGCAATTGTATTGGTCGGTGGTGTGCAACGAATCGCACGGGTATCAGAAGTTATCGTTCCCTTGATGATCGTTGTCTATGTCGGATTATGCTTATTCATGATTGCATTGAATATTACAAAATTACCAAGTGTTATTGTTGAGATTTTCCAAAGTGCTTTCGGGCTGCGTGCAGTTTCGGGTGGCGCGCTGGGTGCAATGATGATCGCCATGCAAAAAGGAATTGCGCGAGGCATCTTTTCGAATGAGTCTGGATTGGGAAGTGCGCCGATCGCGGCTGCGGCTGCTCAGTCTAAAGAGCCAGTTCGGCAAGGGCTTGTTTCGATGACGGGTACATTTATCGACACGTTGATCGTATGTAATATGACCGGTATGGCGATCATATTGACGGATGCATGGAAAACGGGTCTTGATGGCTCAGCAGTAACGATCTATGCCTTTACTGAGGCTTTGCCGCTCTCTCAAACTGTCGCTTCTCTTTTATTGATGATCTGTTTAGCTTTCTTTGCCTTCACGACTATTTTGGGCTGGAATTACTATTCAGAACGCTGCTTGAGCTATTTGACCGGAGGAAACACAAAATTTTCAGCAATCTTTCGATGGGTATATATCTTTGCAGTCTTTATTGGGCCCTATCTAACAGTCTCAGCGGTTTGGACGATTGCGGATATTTTTAACGGATTGATGGCATTCCCAAACATTATCGCTTTGATTTTACTCAGTCCAGTTGTATTCAAAGAAACAAAATCCTATTTCGCGCGATTGGCGGCAGGGGAGATCGATGAATACCCTACCGCTTCGTTAGCCGAAGCCTCATTGGATGAGGATTAA
- a CDS encoding ABC transporter permease has product MNKMGIIIKDVYKKNVKSAAFLIMILAPFLVMGIFYLSQHFFGDANDINKIGIVSDRPEVAEELAKTKNKDYTFEAVTSDEKAQKQLDDKKIDAYLDLKMGEDQVSGRLYSKASLGTSTEMQLQQILNSMQANIRASQLNLTTAQVQEVMAPAEFKSEKVTFEKGKMQADEGDSGTQFVLSFLTTIIMFVFIISYSSIIAQEIASEKGTRIMEVLLSSMKAKTHYYGKLLGVLLVALTQLLIYGVALVFGYRQFKDVGMVKEFVNNVSIKSLMGSGALIIVAFMLVGLFLYAVLSALCGSLVSKPEDTAKAIQPVMYLSMIGYMLGLILGTSDPTNVIIKVTSYIPFLSSYSMPLRLASNTTTLTSAFVSLGILVLFTVLLTIFSAQLYKSNVLVYSEGGTFSALKQSISIMKNDRKKK; this is encoded by the coding sequence ATGAATAAAATGGGGATCATTATCAAAGACGTCTACAAGAAAAATGTGAAATCAGCCGCTTTTCTAATCATGATTTTGGCACCATTTTTAGTAATGGGAATCTTCTATTTGTCGCAGCACTTTTTTGGTGATGCGAACGATATCAACAAAATTGGTATCGTCAGTGACCGACCAGAAGTTGCAGAGGAATTAGCGAAAACAAAGAACAAGGACTACACCTTTGAAGCAGTGACTAGTGATGAGAAAGCTCAAAAGCAATTGGATGACAAGAAAATCGATGCCTATCTAGACCTCAAAATGGGAGAGGATCAGGTTTCCGGAAGGCTCTATAGCAAAGCGTCGCTAGGGACTTCAACGGAGATGCAATTGCAGCAGATTTTGAATTCAATGCAGGCGAATATCCGGGCGAGTCAGTTGAATTTAACGACGGCACAGGTACAAGAAGTTATGGCACCGGCGGAATTCAAGTCTGAAAAAGTGACCTTTGAAAAAGGCAAGATGCAGGCTGACGAAGGAGATTCTGGGACGCAGTTCGTTCTCAGTTTCTTGACGACCATTATTATGTTTGTCTTTATCATCAGCTATTCCTCCATCATTGCTCAAGAGATCGCTTCGGAAAAAGGAACGCGAATCATGGAAGTTCTTTTATCGAGTATGAAAGCAAAAACCCACTATTACGGAAAATTACTCGGCGTATTATTAGTGGCGCTGACACAATTGTTGATCTATGGCGTAGCGCTTGTTTTCGGGTACAGACAATTTAAAGATGTGGGTATGGTGAAAGAATTCGTCAATAATGTCTCTATTAAATCATTAATGGGCAGCGGCGCACTGATCATTGTTGCCTTTATGCTGGTAGGATTGTTCCTTTACGCGGTGCTCTCCGCTCTTTGCGGCTCGCTCGTAAGCAAACCTGAGGATACGGCAAAAGCGATCCAGCCTGTGATGTATTTATCTATGATTGGGTATATGTTGGGATTGATCTTGGGAACGTCTGATCCAACAAATGTGATCATCAAGGTGACCTCGTATATTCCGTTTTTATCTTCCTACAGTATGCCGTTACGATTGGCTTCGAACACTACGACGCTGACAAGTGCCTTCGTTTCATTGGGCATCTTGGTTCTCTTTACAGTATTGCTGACGATTTTTTCTGCTCAATTGTACAAATCAAATGTTTTAGTATACAGCGAAGGTGGTACGTTCAGTGCGCTGAAACAATCCATCTCGATCATGAAAAATGACCGTAAAAAGAAATAA